Proteins encoded together in one Telopea speciosissima isolate NSW1024214 ecotype Mountain lineage chromosome 6, Tspe_v1, whole genome shotgun sequence window:
- the LOC122666022 gene encoding protein PSK SIMULATOR 1-like yields the protein MALETWLIKVKIAVSNGLDTIKLHKNSTKKSNVRVLALEIAGLMSKLIHLWQSLSDKNIRRLRHESISLEGVRKIVSNDDAFLLSLACAEMVQNLRLLAKSVSRVSKHCKDDVGLQCFHHMFEEFSSRGLDPNGWVLSCKEMELKLKKMDRYVTLTMNLHKEMDEVSEIEHGLKKLMQSTDTVKEKKIADLQQKLFWHKQEVKHLKEISLWGRSFDTVTLILARSVFTVLARIKLVFGIGPAIHGPCLPRSLSVSATVYPSETTTTCKFVSETLTMKASKLDHDKVNKQDDPINQNRFLKPPPSTLGAAALALHYSNLIIVIEKMIRSPQLVGVDARDDLYAMLPTSIRVSLRARLRGVGFSANDPVLAGEWREALGRILGWLSPLAHNMIKWQNERSFEQQNLIPKTNVLLLQTLYFANQAKTEAAITELLVGLNYIWRYEREMSSKALLECSNLQKLQTFG from the coding sequence ATGGCTCTCGAGACATGGCTAATTAAGGTAAAGATCGCTGTCTCAAATGGTCTTGACACAATTAAATTACACAAAAATTCCACCAAGAAATCTAACGTTCGTGTTCTAGCTTTAGAGATCGCGGGTCTCATGTCAAAGCTAATCCATCTTTGGCAATCCCTTTCAGATAAGAACATCCGTCGTCTTCGCCATGAATCCATTTCTCTTGAAGGAGTACGCAAAATCGTGTCCAACGATGATGCTTTCCTATTATCTCTTGCTTGTGCTGAAATGGTTCAGAATTTAAGGCTTCTAGCCAAATCCGTGTCCAGGGTGAGCAAACATTGCAAAGACGATGTGGGTCTCCAGTGTTTCCATCACATGTTCGAAGAATTCTCCAGCAGAGGCCTTGACCCAAACGGGTGGGTGTTAAGCTGCAAAGAGATGGAATTGAAGCTAAAGAAGATGGATCGGTACGTGACACTAACTATGAATCTTCATAAAGAGATGGACGAGGTTTCAGAAATCGAGCATGGGTTGAAGAAATTAATGCAAAGCACCGACACtgtcaaagagaagaagatagctGATCTCCAACAGAAGCTCTTCTGGCACAAACAAGAAGTGAAGCACTTAAAAGAGATTTCTTTATGGGGGAGAAGCTTTGATACTGTCACTTTAATACTTGCTAGATCAGTGTTCACTGTTCTAGCAAGaatcaagcttgtgtttggcatTGGACCAGCGATCCATGGCCCTTGTCTACCTCGAAGCCTCTCTGTATCAGCCACTGTTTACCCTTCTGAAACTACTACTACATGTAAATTTGTTTCAGAAACCTTGACGATGAAAGCATCTAAACTTGATCATGACAAGGTGAACAAGCAAGATGACCCGATCAATCAGAACAGGTTCCTTAAGCCACCACCAAGTACCTTAGGAGCAGCAGCTCTAGCTCTACACTACTCGAATTTGATTATTGTGATAGAGAAGATGATCAGATCACCACAATTGGTTGGTGTTGATGCAAGGGATGATCTCTATGCCATGCTGCCTACAAGTATTAGAGTGTCATTGAGGGCTAGATTGAGAGGTGTTGGATTCTCGGCGAATGATCCGGTGCTTGCCGGAGAGTGGAGAGAAGCACTAGGGAGGATCTTGGGTTGGTTATCACCTTTGGCTCATAACATGATTAAGTGGCAGAATGAACGTAGCTTTGAGCAGCAGAATTTGATACCAAAGAcaaatgttcttcttcttcagacaCTATACTTCGCAAATCAAGCAAAGACTGAGGCTGCCATTACAGAGCTTCTTGTGGGTCTGAATTATATATGGAGATATGAAAGAGAGATGAGCTCTAAGGCTTTGTTGGAATGCTCCAACTTACAGAAATTGCAGACATTTGGTTGA